A single region of the Theileria annulata chromosome 4, complete sequence, *** SEQUENCING IN PROGRESS *** genome encodes:
- a CDS encoding uncharacterized protein (Tap349h10.p1c.C.cand.165 - score = 19.34), translated as MDNKNFDLTNRCYEALLDLKSIFPSWSDLQGNFHYHWKKILNSSINFKDSENKVLKTYLTLLEPLVNYDPEGLESNAALELVRNLDKYRKNEDKEFEPYLLEEVLNRDTPAIKPPQRFPRAPSVKKKPPPSPKIVLNEEVGTPHTYGTRRSKWLSEADGDSDKKPMLAKFGMGRHLKKGFFSDYVWEFNDFEQKVF; from the coding sequence AtggataataaaaatttcgATTTGACAAATAGGTGTTATGAAGCCCTTTTGGATTTGAAGTCCATATTCCCTTCTTGGAGTGATCTCCAAGGTAATTTCCATTATCACtggaaaaaaattttaaattctagtattaattttaaagattCCGAAAATAAAGTACTAAAAACTTATTTAACCCTTCTTGAACCTCTTGTAAATTATGACCCAGAAGGATTAGAATCAAATGCTGCACTCGAATTAGTTAGAAACCTAGACAAATATCGCaaaaatgaagataaaGAATTTGAGCCTTATTTACTAGAGGAAGTTTTGAACAGGGATACACCCGCCATCAAACCTCCACAAAGGTTTCCAAGGGCTCCATCTGTTAAAAAGAAACCCCCACCTTCCCCTAAAATCGTTTTAAATGAGGAAGTTGGGACACCGCATACGTATGGAACTAGAAGATCGAAGTGGTTATCCGAAGCTGATGGCGATTCTGATAAGAAGCCAATGCTAGCCAAGTTTGGGATGGGAAGGCACCTCAAAAAAGGCTTCTTTTCGGATTATGTTTGGGAGTTTAACGATTTCGAGCAGAaggtattttaa
- a CDS encoding uncharacterized protein (Tap349h10.p1c.C.cand.166 - score = 36.07): protein MFSNSRIYFHLITNLSKSTIVRADLAHLKNGFSYIFCSNLTTENIAHSTHVPVRKQNDTEHSSLYMNPLCMQMDQLIYTCTNHDQVLNLLVTHRGAMYLHNLITVMNTLRQFVEIEPKNKYKPDCDELFLGYNNVFRKKELAEKSNIDLSNFSESEKEVIKKAQWEIIRHFEDPKNEEYLTTYHHNRDLKDAIIRDERYDLLLQDLYMNKNKLDMESICNVIITLDALGHQYYRLYNGLLKRLLVIDISFPNKTPDFINKVGLLLLKTCHCFAKSGFYEIPLYNKVVNELFKTNLLNMLVDPEHSRLLSYIIKLYAIVKSYDCGIFYEISDSISKVKLSPSDTTWLSVAFSNHLNFNKTHDRVLYYVAKRVSEDHKSFSTQELCMCLSSLTKMGLYFSEVWNVCAKRLISEIEVSMSGFNDIDLDINTLCRALYDIATVDKSTNLIHTLIDKASLYLEERIDSLCEESCINFAISVISTHSNSVNKNDEITAYLNETNEVYPTSRYGQINLNYYLLSYVWRRIGTDLFWEKEPLKVFAIWLFHMLVLPEFKHNIHKRCILPCFREWLLVYFTRNEIEDEVCKVINDLSSKYKIYSKFDASEFFKPLLQSPVPADFIVVDENFGNKVINIVESPIRNDPKRPSGINVVIKRIFENFGLEFHTVDSNLWLSLEEQERTELIESIITNGS, encoded by the exons atgttCTCTAATTCTCGCATATATTTCCAtttaattacaaatttatcaaaaagTACAATAGTTAGAGCAGATTTGGCTCATTTAAAGAATGGTTTTTCATACATTTTTTGTAGTAATCTTACGACGGAGAATATTGCACATTCCACCCATGTTCCTGTAAGAAAACAAAATGATACTGAACATTCATCACTTTATATGAACCCGCTGTGTATGCAAATGGATCAGCTGATATACACCTGCACTAATCATGACCAAGTGTTGAATCTCTTAGTCACCCATAGAG GGGCAATGTATCTGCATAATCTTATTACAGTAATGAATACATTAAGACAGTTTGTGGAGATTGAACCTAAAAATAAGTATAAACCAGACTGTGATGAATTATTTCTGggatataataatgtgttCCGAAAAAAAGAACTCGCAGAAAAGTCCAATATTGACCTGTCAAACTTTTCAGAATCTGAAAAGGAAGTAATAAAGAAAGCACAATGGGAGATAATAAGACACTTTGAAGACCCAAAGAATGAAGAATATCTAACAACGTATCATCATAATAGAGATTTAAAGGACGCAATAATAAGAGATGAAAG GTATGATTTGCTATTGCAAGATCTGTATATGAACAAGAACAAACTGGACATGGAATCAATTTGCAATGTTATCATAACACTTGATGCATTAGGACACCAATACTACAGACTTTATAACGGTTTACTCAAAAGACTTTTAGTTATTGATATATCATTCCCAAATAAAACTCCAGACTTTATTAATAAAGTCGGTCTTCTACTCCTGAAAACATGCCATTGCTTCGCCAAAAGCGGTTTCTATGAAATCCCACTATACAACAAAGTGGTAAATGAGTTGTTTAAGACcaatttattgaatatgCTAGTGGACCCGGAACATAGTAGATTACTGTCGTACATAATTAAGCTTTATGCCATTGTTAAAAGCTACGATTGTGgtatattttatgaaatATCTGATTCCATTAGCAAGGTTAAATTGTCACCCTCAGATACTACGTGGCTTTCAGTGGCCTTTTCAAACCATTTAAACTTTAATAAAACTCACGACCGAGTTCTTTACTATGTGGCGAAAAGAGTAAGCGAAGATCATAAATCATTCAGTACTCAAGAGCTTTGTATGTGCCTATCGTCGCTGACAAAAATGGGTCTGTATTTTAGCGAAGTATGGAATGTTTGCGCAAAAAGACTAATTAGCGAAATTGAAGTATCCATGTCAGGTTTTAATGATATTGACCTGGACATTAATACTCTATGCAGGGCTCTGTATGATATTGCAACAGTTGACAAATCTACAAATCTTATACATACCCTAATAGATAAGGCGTCTCTCTATTTAGAGGAACGGATTGACTCACTATGCGAGGAGTCATGCATAAATTTCGCAATTTCAGTCATTTCAACCCACTCGAATTCTGTAAAcaaaaatgatgaaataactgcatatttaaatgaaacTAATGAGGTGTACCCAACCTCACGGTACGGACAAATTaacttaaattattaccTCCTCTCGTACGTGTGGAGAAGAATAGGCACAGACCTGTTCTGGGAAAAAGAACCCTTGAAAGTGTTTGCAATTTGGCTCTTTCACATGCTAGTGCTCCCGGAATTTAAACATAATATTCACAAACGGTGCATTCTTCCAT GTTTCCGGGAGTGGCTTTTAGTGTATTTTACGAGGAATGAGATCGAGGATGAAGTATGTAAAGtaataaatgatttatctagtaaatataaaatatactcAAAGTTCGATGCCTCAGAGTTCTTTAAACCCCTCTTACAGTCACCGGTCCCAGCTGATTTTATAGTGGTGGATGAAAACTTTGGGAATAAAGTCATAAATATTGTTGAATCCCCAATTAGAAATGACCCCAAAAGACCTAGTGGAATAAATGTTGTGATTAAGAGGATTTTTGAGAATTTTGGCCTGGAGTTTCATACTGTAGATTCCAATTTATGGCTGAGTCTTGAAGAACAGGAAAGAACAGAACTAATAGAGTCGATTATCACAAATGGAAGTTAA
- a CDS encoding uncharacterized protein (Tap349h10.p1c.cand.59 - score = 39.05), with protein sequence MSNVDSTSTPENPRSLKTLFLDLKEELKTRSDVNFKSRKKLDECPASSSDISYNSNSNFDDELSSFLKNTNQNGNLLDLFNKKYFIGYAISEAFSGTDLDAYTLFHIWNTKRSSQKSYAFYNQSLVSPEENLEFSKRPETFSNDQFVVFYQQLFYSYQSELELIDRTRPIFKIPPQDNSLVHAIEPKTTALILLTYLYGLNNVKFIGLRNCPDHSSVPGPYLSLLNIDSKSDFITCLTKFNELIFKNDKSSDNFNYFNIDGYLNLSYFVYELDFIYSYILVEDNCYSKYTEPILLKSFTNRVFGKANLTLNLYRIRSRYKGLSISEVLSRFDSVLSLICKIFFEFKSAPTQAPLDKNNPKVFNFLAFTCIVYSYLYSILSIPLQLLPWEVFVLDKFNSNRDNIEKQKTTGGENEQTEEKSPDPKLPNGVNYDVDEDTDELKENFGIVNMSVHNEFAETAADSTCIENTRRHDNLMTYVIGLVNGEGNWIKKKEKFVDLIDTYKLVLSWYRRPSFSNTMYNNNSKAWPISLFYYNLLIEPCGRAFFVWYWKNIEAWGSSNIWSNQPKFSNQKTSIFGQFLNKLSRRNHYHSDSNLGLKRLVYLRLRDTVSYVFDIELELKKALLY encoded by the coding sequence ATGAGCAACGTTGACTCAACGTCAACACCCGAGAATCCCAGGTCATTAAAGACACTATTTCTTGATCTGAAGGAGGAATTAAAAACTAGATCAgatgtaaattttaaatcgAGGAAGAAATTAGATGAATGTCCAGCCTCCTCGTCCGATATATCCTATAATTCGAACAGCAACTTCGACGATGAACTCAGTTCATTCTTGAAAAACACAAATCAGAACGGAAATCTGTTGGATTTGTTTAATAAGAAGTATTTCATAGGTTATGCCATAAGCGAAGCATTTAGTGGAACAGATTTGGACGCATACACTCTATTTCACATATGGAATACCAAAAGATCATCTCAAAAAAGCTACGCCTTTTATAACCAGTCCTTGGTATCACCTGAGGAGAACTTAGAATTCTCAAAAAGACCCGAGACTTTTTCAAATGATCAGTTCGTAGTATTTTACCAACAGCTGTTTTATAGTTATCAGTCAGAACTAGAGTTGATAGATCGCACAAGACCAATTTTCAAGATTCCTCCACAAGATAACTCACTCGTTCACGCCATAGAACCAAAGACCACAGCTTTGATTCTGTTAACATATCTTTACGGGCTgaataatgtaaaatttattgGTCTGAGGAATTGCCCAGACCATTCCAGTGTGCCTGGTCCGTATTTAAGCCTACTAAATATCGACTCAAAGTCCGACTTTATCACCTGTTTAACCAAGTTCAACGAGCtgatttttaaaaatgacaaGAGTtctgataattttaactatttcAATATCGACGGTTACTTGAATTTGTCATATTTCGTGTACGAGCTGGACTTTATCTACTCTTACATTTTGGTCGAAGATAATTGCTATTCTAAGTACACTGAGCCGATTTTGTTAAAGTCTTTCACAAACAGAGTTTTTGGAAAGGCCAACCTAActctaaatttatatcGCATCAGATCTAGATACAAAGGTCTGAGTATTTCAGAAGTATTATCTAGGTTTGACTCAGTTTTATCTCtgatttgtaaaatattttttgagTTCAAAAGCGCTCCGACACAAGCACCACTCGACAAGAATAATCCCAAAGTTTTCAACTTCCTGGCCTTTACCTGCATCGTTTACTCCTATCTATACTCAATTCTCAGTATTCCACTCCAACTGTTACCATGGGAGGTCTTCGTGCTCGACAAATTTAACTCAAACAGGGACAATATCGAAAAACAAAAAACAACTGGAGGTGAAAATGAACAAACTGAGGAGAAATCACCAGATCCGAAACTGCCAAACGGCGTAAACTACGACGTTGACGAAGATACTGACGAGTTGAAGGAGAATTTTGGGATAGTTAACATGTCAGTCCATAACGAATTTGCCGAGACTGCAGCGGATTCCACATGTATCGAGAACACAAGAAGGCACGATAACTTGATGACCTATGTAATCGGACTGGTTAACGGTGAAGGGAACTGGATTAAAAAGAAGGAAAAATTTGTTGACCTCATTGACACCTACAAGCTTGTCTTGTCTTGGTACAGACGTCCCTCTTTTAGTAACACCATGTACAATAACAATTCTAAGGCATGGCCGATATCGCTTTTTTACTACAATCTGCTTATAGAGCCGTGCGGTAGAGCCTTTTTCGTCTGGTACTGGAAGAACATTGAGGCCTGGGGAAGCTCAAACATCTGGTCTAATCAACCGAAATTCTCTAACCAGAAAACTTCAATCTTTGGCCAgtttttaaacaaattatccCGAAGGAACCATTACCACTCCGACTCAAATCTTGGACTGAAGCGCCTTGTCTATCTCAGGTTACGGGACACTGTTTCGTACGTCTTTGACATTGAACTGGAGCTAAAAAAAGCTCTGTTGTACtag
- a CDS encoding uncharacterized protein (Tap349h10.p1c.C.cand.168 - score = 13.75;~7 probable transmembrane helices predicted for TA07210 by TMHMM2.0 at aa 15-34, 41-63, 78-100, 107-129, 139-156, 161-183 and 198-215;~Signal anchor predicted for TA07210 by SignalP 2.0 HMM (Signal peptide probability 0.117, signal anchor probability 0.624) with cleavage site probability 0.039 between residues 36 and 37;~GPI-Anchor Signal predicted for TA07210 by DGPI v2.04, no cleavage site predicted), whose product MLPKIVNGRNLPFFRGRIHVLNVLSLPILAVSVVKNHDEKQIIVAYFIFFACCLFNVFASSILHLKKWDTSRDSLFKRLDYAGIFLVIGSSAFPAFLYYMKNDSTMLFISLIHWLVIFGGVFGSLIFNFINTTKSFRSIIYPFFGAPYVYLEYKFIANGQYYSAVMGFLTAFFYITGSVFYAKDSPNLVPGIFESHELFHVFCWLAFLASFFLNFQLTKLSP is encoded by the exons ATGCTTCCCAAAATAGTAAATGGAAGGAATCTCCCCTTCTTCAGGGGTAGAATCCACGTTCTAAATGTTCTCTCGCTACCCATTCTCGCAGTCTCCGTGGTTAAAAATCACGAtgaaaaacaaattatagtcgcatattttatatttttcgCTTGCtgtttatttaatgttttcGCCAGTTCAATCCTACACCTCAAAAAGTGGGATACGTCAAGAGATTCCTTGTTCAAAAGACTAGACTATGCAG gGATTTTTCTAGTGATAGGAAGCTCTGCGTTCCCAGCATTTCTGTACTATATGAAAAATGATTCGACAAtgttatttatatcattaattCACTGGCTTGTCATATTTGGCG GTGTTTTCGGATCATtgatatttaattttatcaacaCAACAAAATCGTTTCGATCTATTATATACCCGTTCTTCGGGGCTCCATACGTTTATCtggaatataaatttatagcAAACGGTCAATATTATTCAGCAGTAATGGGATTCTTGACCGCGTTTTTTTACATAACAGGATCGGTTTTCTACGCTAAAGATAGTCCGAACTTGGTTCCTGGAATTTTCGAATCTCATGAGCTGTTTCATGTTTTCTGCTGGCTGGCATTTTTGGCATCGTTCTTTCTCAATTTTCAATTAACGA
- a CDS encoding uncharacterized protein (Tap349h10.p1c.C.cand.167 - score = 35.09) — protein MDMCNEDTSDCSEGTMSVLVTNLENKFKVRDYLLNEVIEGLLKFSDVSKRIKSIKVILNSVIANYGSSSIYNDRNQILCKNDLDQILSLELLEEKVAKPLIAGEYYNELLKESVKLLFASSSYLPPEIYGKLFTIELLMTLISISEVASTDINSNMEVWTSCISTIRNIICHFNLSNDLLNRIVSCFFNIVDESSVQLCNVIVVKILFKSNESDDLSPGTLQSNLCFTIKLSRRIVEYLVSVLHRTQETQILSTACSTLVTICEHSYGVDLFLESGGLKRIIELSLVVANKHEALVALESKCNKKSEVSQKHMVSSPKLNINVDQAFNELSFGALSVISKMAFTSNHNQILSLIESDVPDSLVRLLNCPITTSKCKARACNTLGNLACETDSEVQAIIDSDALKTLVAIFQNDLDHTVRVESAYAICACLSKANRKQIGYIISCNSKSNHLGDGTCMQLISNMLDFIVKCDPSDQSSIKLSKVVLNGVENILRVGEHEIKSYNLTENPYTRMFREAEVFCSPGDVKLSRVCFFPEYNIAKKARMLMDEFFKSTRPWNIEVVH, from the exons ATGGATATGTGCAATGAAGACACTTCTGACTGTTCAGAAGGAACAATGTCTGTTTTAGTTACAAATTTAGAGAACAAATTTAAAGTGAGAGACTATTTGCTGAACGAAGTGATCGAAGGTCTCCTAAAATTTTCAGACGTATCCAAAAGGATCAAGTCAATCAAAGTAATCCTAAATTCAGTCATAGCGAATTACGGAAGTTCATCAATTTATAATGATAGGAACCAGATTTTATGCAAGAATGATTTGGATCAAATTTTAAGCCTGGAATTACTGGAGGAGAAGGTGGCTAAACCACTAATCGCTGGAGAATACTATAACGAACTTTTGAAGGAATCAgtaaaattactttttGCTTCATCATCATATCTACCGCCCGAAATTTACGGCAAACTTTTTACAATTGAGCTCCTTATGACTTTAATATCAATTTCCGAAGTCGCCAGTACCGACATAAACTCTAATATGGAAGTGTGGACGTCATGTATTTCAACTAttagaaatattatttgCCATTTTAACCTATCAAACGACCTGCTTAATAGGATAGTTAgttgtttttttaatatcGTTGATGAGTCGTCTGTCCAACTATGCAACGTAATTGTTGTCAAAATCTTGTTTAAATCAAATGAGTCAGATGATTTATCTCCTGGGACACTTCAGTCAAATTTATGCTTTACCATAAAGTTGAGTAGAAGGATTGTTGAGTATTTGGTTTCAGTGCTCCACAGAACCCAGGAAACTCAAATACTTTCAACTGCTTGTAGTACTCTGGTCACGATTTGCGAACATTCCTACGGAGTTGACTTATTTCTTGAGTCAGGAGGTCTGAAAAGGATAATTGAATTATCCCTGGTTGTTGCAAACAAGCACGAAGCACTAGTTGCATTGGAGAGTAAGTGCAACAAGAAGTCTGAAGTCTCACAAAAGCATATGGTTAGTTCGcctaaattaaatataaacgTTGACCAAGCATTCAATGAACTTTCATTTGGAGCACTGTCTGTGATTAGTAAAATGGCGTTTACCTCAAACCACAACCAAATACTTTCATTAATAGAAAGTGACGTGCCAGACTCACTGGTAAGGCTATTGAATTGCCCGATCACGACATCGAAATGCAAGGCTAGAGCCTGTAACACTCTAGGAAACTTAGCGTGTGAAACTGACAGCGAAGTCCAGGCAATAATCGACTCTGACGCGCTGAAAACTTTAGTTGCTATTTTCCAAAATGATTTGGACCATACCGTGAGAGTCGAGTCGGCCTACGCAATTTGTGCCTGCCTTTCCAAAGCTAACCGGAAACAAATAGGATATATAATATCATGTAATTCTAAATCAAATCATCTAG GTGATGGTACTTGTATGCAATTAATCTCAAACATGCTAGATTTCATAGTAAAATGTGATCCTTCAGATCAAAGCAGCATTAAGCTTTCTAAAGTTGTTTTAAACGGAGTcgaaaatattttaaggGTCGGAGAACACGAGATCAAATCTTACAATTTAACTGAGAATCCGTATACAAGAATGTTTAGAGAAGCTGAGGTATTTTGTAGTCCA gGAGATGTCAAATTATCAAGAGTGTGTTTTTTTCCAGAGTATAATATCGCCAAAAAGGCTAGAATGCTAATGGATGAATTTTTCAAGTCCACCAGACCATGGAATATTGAAGTAGTACACTAA